The sequence below is a genomic window from Caloramator mitchellensis.
GGATTATTGCAACCTCTGGTATTTCAGGTAGTCTGTCCTTAATATATTTTACTGCTTCATTTATCTTTTCTATTCCAATCATTTTATCACCTCTGAGCAAGTATTTCATTTGCAAAACTTTCGCCAGCTATATCTGCATCTATGTTTAACATATCCGCTATAGTTTTTCCAATATCTGCAAATGTTTTTCTTACGCCTATGTTAACTCCGCTTTTTACTTTTTTTCCATATATTATTATTGGAATATATTCCCTTGAATGATCGGTGCTTTCGGTTGTTGGGTCGCATCCATGGTCAGCAGTTATTATTAAAACGTCATCATCCTTCATTGCATTTATTATTTCAGGTATTCTCGCGTCAAATTCCCTAAGTGCGTTTGCATATCCATTAGCGTCATTTCTATGACCAAATACCATATCGAAATCTACAAGGTTAGTGAATATTAACCCCCTTATATCCTCCTTGATATATTCTAATGTCTTGTCTACTCCATCCATGTTATTTTTAGTGTGAACAGCCTTTGTTATACCATATTCAGCATAGATATCTTCTATTTTGCCTACTGCACAGACATCCATTCCTTTTTCTTGAATATAGTTTAACACTGTTTTTTTATGTGGAATCAATGCAAAATCTCTTCTGTTTGAAGTTCTCTTATAGTTTCCAGATGTTCCTACAAAAGGTCTAGCTATAACTCTTCCAACATTGTGTTCCCCAACAAGCATTTCGCGAGCTATTCTACACATTTCATACAGCCTATCAAGAGGTATAACCTCTTCATGTGCAGCTATCTGGAACACGCTATCTGCAGAAGTATAGACAATAGGATATCCTGTCTTAACATGTTCATCGCCAAGTTCTTCGATTATTGCTGTTCCAGAAGCCGGTTTGTTGCCTAATGTCCTTGTTCCAATTCTTTTTTCAAATTCTTGTATTATTTCTGCTGGGAAACCATTTGGATATGTAGGAAAAGGTTTGTCAAGTATTAATCCTGCGATTTCCCAGTGTCCTGTAGTTGTGTCTTTACCCTTTGACATTTCAAGGGCTTTACCATAACTTCCATTAGGACTTTCAACAGGTGGTATACCTTTAATTCCATCTATATTGCCTAGCCCTAATAATTGCAAATTAGGTAAATTAAGCCCTCCAATTGCCTTTGATATATTTCCAATTGTGTCACTACCCTGGTCATTGTATAAATGAGCATCAGGTAATTCGCCAATGCCTACGCTGTCCATTACCATTAGAATCACTCTATTAATCATAATTTTTCCCCCTTTAGAATGTGTTCTAATTTTGAGAATATTATTATACAATATTTTTTTAGAAAAAAAAAGGGCATCATGCCCTTGGATGTGATTTTTTATATACTTCGCTAATTTTCGTCTTGCTTATCTCCGCATAAATTTGTGTTGTCGATATATCTGAATGTCCTAATAGTTCCTGTAAAGATTTCAAATCGGCCCCGTTTTCCATCAAATGTGCTGCAAAAGAATGTCTAATGATATTAGGTGTAATTTCTTGCTGTATACCAGCCTTTTTGGCATAATACTTTAATATCTTCCAAAAACCCTGGCGAGTCATACCTTCTCCATGATGATTTAAAAAAAGGTATTCATTACTACTATTAGAAACGAATTTTTTTCTAAAATTATTAATATAGTTTTCTAATACCTTGATAGCTATTTTACCAAGAGGAATTATTCTTTCTTTATTTCCATTACATCTTAAGTATCCTAAATTTAAATTTATATCATCCAATTTTAAACTAACAAGTTCTGAAACTCTTATACCTGTTGCATATAAAACTTCAAGCATCGCCTTATCTCTTGCACCCTTAGGTTCATTTGTATTTGGCATAGACAACAATCCTTCTACTTGTTCAACTGATAAAATGGTAGGTAATTTTTTTTCAATCTTCGGAGATTCTAACTCAATTGTAGGATCATAGGAAATTAAATCCATTTTCAATAACATTCGATAAAAAGCTCTAATTGAAGCTAAATTTCTCGATATGGAAGATGTAGCTCTACCGTCTTTTTGCAAATTCAAAAAATATGCAATTATGTTAGACTTCTTAACTTCTAAGAAATTTATATTATTCCTATTTAGATATTGTAAAAAGTTTTTAATGTCCCTTGCATAAGATTCTAAAGTATTTTGACTTAATCTTTGCTTTTTTAAATAATCAATAAAATTTCCAACTACATTTTCCATTTTCAGTTCCCCTTTTGTATAAATGAGTATAATATTTAATTCAACAAAAAATTCGAATTTCCTTCAAAAAATTTTACTTTATTAAATTTTTTATTTTATAGTAAATAGAATTATTATCCATACCATAGTTTACAACGAAAATAGCATTATTTCTTTCAATTTTTTTATTAAATCTATAAAATAAATTGCCAAAAATTATCGGAAGCAAAAACCCTAATAAGAAAAAAATAAGTAAACTTATTAAAATAAACTTTATTTTACTTCTCATATAATCACCTATTGAATTGTTAGATATGCAGATAATCCTTTAACAATAGCAGGGGATATAAATGATTCTACAAAACTACCTACTAATATTAATAATAAAAATATTACAAGACTTATTGAATAAGTTGCAAAATCTCCTGAGTTTGAAATATATCGACTTTTTTTATAGCTTTTTATTGAATAGGTAATACTATTTGCACAAATCATTAGAAATCCAGGTATTAAAAATATGTTTTGTGGCAAAATTCCTGTCAAAAAGAATATGAATCCCCTCCAGCCAAAACCAATTAGAAGAAAGCTTATTGTAAATCCAAGCGTTATACCCTTTATTATAGTTGCAATTGATGCTATTATTGAACCAAATATTGTAAAACTAATAATCCAAACCAATAATATTATAATTAGATTAGATTTAAGTGAATTAAAAAAAAGAACAAATAAATTTACATTTTCTTTATTAATGATTTGAAAAAAATTGTTAAGATAAACTACCAAATCTTGTTTATCTGAATAATTCATTCCTTTTGAAATCAAAGCTCCAATAACTATTCCAATTGTGAATAAAAAAGTCACTAGTAAAAATATAACAGTATTATTTTTAAAAAGATATGGCAAATCAATTTTTCCTCTTCTTCGCAAACCTTTTTCCCCCTTTGTTCATTAAAATTTACTATAATTATATGAACAAAGAAGACTATTAATGATTAGATTAATTCTTTTACCATTAGTATGCCAATTATGGTCTTTGCATCTTTTATCTGACCACTATTTATCAGATTTATTGCTTCATCAATACTGATTTCAAATGCTTCCAAATGTTCTCCTTCGTCTAAATTTACCTTTCCTTCTTCATATTCATCGCAAAAATAAATGTATAAAATTTCTGAAGAATAGCCCGGTGATGGGTAAAACCTTGTTAATAATCTCAAACTCTTGGGTATTTTGCCAGTTTCCTCTTCTAGTTCTCTAATAGCACAATCCAAAGGCTTTTCTCCCTTTTCAAGCTTACCTGCCGGTATCTCAATCAAAACTTCTTCAGTTGGTTTTCTGAACTGTCTAATTAATATAACTTTTTTATCCTTAGTTATAGCTACAATTCCTACACCACCGTTGTGTTCAATAATCTCTCTATTCCCAATTTTATCATCTGGAAGCAATACTTTATCCCTTCTTAAATTAAGTATTCTTCCATTATATATGTATTCTTTTTCTATTGTCTTTTCAAAAAACTGCATAAAAACACCCCGCATCAAACTGTTATCAATTACATAGAATATAATACCACAAAATGAAAGGAGAAATGTATATGAGTAAGAAATATTTTATTTTTATTGGAAAATTCAGCGACTTAATTAACCTTCTAAATGAAAATAAACATAAATATAGGTATTTAAAAGAATTTTTAGATCAAAAGTAAACAATAAGACACCTAAAGATATTCACCCTTAGGTGTCTTTATTATTAACCTAGTTTTTGCTTTAATCTTAGCTTGTCTGCAATCATTGCGATAAACTCACTGTTAGTTGGTTTACCTTTATCATTATGAATTGTATATCCAAATATTCTATTTATTGTTTCAACCTGACCTCTTGACCATGCAACTTCTATAGCATGCCTTATTGCTCTCTCTACGCGACTTGCAGTTGTATTATACTTTTGAGCAATTGTAGGGTATAATTCCTTTGTAACTGCACTTAATAATTCTATATCATCAACCACCATATGAATAGCTTCTCTTAAGTATAAATAACCCTTAATATGTGCAGGAACACCAATTTCATGAATAATGTTAGTAATTTCTGATTCAAGATTATTTGAACTTTTTAAAGTTATTGTTTCTGGGATAGTTATTGTCGGCCTTCTAATCTCAGATGTCCCAAGTGAATTTGCAAATAACTGTCTTATTCTTTTACTAAAAATATCCATATCGAATGGTTTCACAACATAATATTCTGCTCCTAAATTAATTGCTCTTTGTGTTATTTTGTCCTGTCCAACTGCAGAAAGAATTATAACCTTTGGCATAGGAACTTCTACCATTGAATTTAACTTTTCCAAAACTCCAAGTCCATCAAGGTGAGGCATTATAATATCTAATACAAGCACATCAGGATGATTTGCACTTACAAGTTTAATTGCTTCAAGTCCATCCTTTGCTACCCCTACTACATCAAAATCAGTTTGAGTTCTTAGATACTCGCTAAGAATTGTTGTAAACTCTTTGTTATCATCGGCTACAACGATTTTAATTTTTCTTTCCTCCATCAGATTACCCCCTAACGTTTCCATTATCTAACAATTATAATTATTCGACAAAGCATTTTAAATTCCTGCTAAATAAAATAAAATATTTTTTAAAATTCAAAAAATATGATAAAATAAATAAAAAAATTTGTGGAAAACATTTAAATGTCATATCCTTGTTCCTTCAGCATCCATTCAATATAAATCCCATAGCCCATATCAGGTCTGTTAATAAATACATGTGTTATTGCACCTATTAGTTTTCCATTTTGCAATATTGGGCTGCCACTCATCCCTTGAACAATTCCTCCAGTTTTGGCAAGTAATTCTTCATCAGTTATCCTTATAATCATACTTTTAGAACTCGGTTTTGTTTGTTGCGTTACCTTATCAATATATACCTCATATTCTTTTACAGAATTTCCGTCAATAGAAACCAATATTGTAGCAGGCCCTTCTTTTACTTCATATTGATGGGCAATGGGTATGGCTTTATTGTATACATTATTATTATAAGCTTTTAACAATCTTCCGTAAATACCACAAATCGTATTTTTCTCTATTTCTCCTATTTTTTCGTTTTCCACAAATATTCCTTTCAATTCACCTGGTTTTCCTCTTTGTCCTCGTTCTACTGAGATTATATTTGCGTTAAATATAGTTCCTTTACTTATTGGAAAAAGCATACCTGTATCAACATCATTGATTGGATGTCCCAATGCTCCGAATTTATTGGAAGTAGGATCGTAATAGGTTAGTGTTCCAATCCCAGAAGTTGAATCTCTAATCCATAGTCCAATCTTGTATTCATTTTTTTTAGATTTTACCGGGGTTACTAATATTTGTTTTGTTTCATTCCTTCTGCTTATCTTTAAGATTATATTTTCTCCATTGCTATCTTTTACAACAGATGCTAAATCATATACACTTTTCAGTTTTTTATTTTGTGCTTCTATTATCAAATCGCCAATTTCTATTCCAGAAATTGCAGAGGGGCTTTGCTTATAACCAGTTTCAGTTTCAATATCGGAAAATCCAACAACTAATATCCCTTTACTGTTTAGCTTTACACCTATAGGTAAACCACCAGGTATTAATTTTACTTCAGGTGTGATGCTAACTGTCATAGTTTTAAAAGGTATTAACCCTAATATTTTTACATTTAAATTAAACTTATTTTCAGTCTTATCCCTTTTTTCAACTCTAAAAAGATAATTGTTCTTTAAATAATTACTTACTATTTTATTTTGAACAATATCTTCTTCGCTTGCGCTTATTTTTGTTGGTATTGCTAAATATTGATTTATTATAAAAATAAAAATTAAAATAAATATATAAAAAAAGCTCCATGTCTTTTTATATAAACTTTTCAAAAAAATCACTCCCTGCCCTAAATTTTTCTTGTCACCTTCCTTTCTCTATAAATAAGTTAACCTTTTTATTGTCCATCTATACTAGAACATAGTTGTGAATAATGAATAATACTCTTTTACTGGACAAACTTTCAAATAATTAATCATAAGTGGTAAAAAAAGCAGCGAATTTTAATTCGCTGCTTTAATCCTATTTTTTAGCTCAAATGCTATGGTTAACATTTCCTTAGCATGCTCTTTAGTTAATTCTGTAACAAGAGCACCTCCAACCATTCTTGCGATTTCTTCAACTTGCTCATCGATATTTAACTTAGTAACTTTTGTTATAGTATTTTCATTATATACCATTTTATGTATTTTAAAATGTCTATCAGACATAGATGCTATTTGAGGCAAGTGTGTAACGCACAAAACCTGATGGCCCTTTGAAATAACAGACATCTTTTCAGCAACCGATTGAGCTGTTCTACCGCTTATACCAGTATCTATTTCATCAAAAATCAATGTTGGTATTTTGTCTATTTCAGCTATTACTGTTTTTATTGCTAACATAATTCTAGACATTTCACCACCAGAAGCAACCTTATTTAGTTTTCTTAGCTGTTCTCCTGGATTGGCGCTAAACAAAAATACTACTTTATCCATCCCACTTGATTGAATTTTTTCTAATTGGGATACTTCAACATTAAACTTTGCCTTCTCCATACCTAAATATCTGAGCTCATTTTCAATAGATGCTGATAACTTAGCTGCAGTTTCTTTTCGTTTTAAACTCATTTTATCTGCAAGAATTGTAATTTCACTTAGCAATTTATCATATTTTTTATTTAATTCGTCTAATATTTCTTCGGACTTTTCAATTGTGCTGTATTCTTCAACTATTTTATCGTAATAATTAATAATTTCTTCAATAGTATTACCATATTTTCTTTTTAATTTATTGATTAAATCGAGTCTTTCCTCTATAACATTCAGTTCTTCTTGGTTAAATTCTACTTTATCTCTATAATTTCTTAATTTTGATATTATATCTTCAAGTTTGTAATAAATTTCCTCTAATTCATTTTTAATATTTAATATGTTTTCATCATATTTTGTTATGTTCTCAAGCTGTGATATGCTCATGGCTATTTCATCGTAAGCAGAACTGCCTTCCTCTCTTTGATAAAGCTGTGCATATGAACTTGCAATAGTATTATATATCTTCTCAGAGTTTATAAGAATATTTCTTCTTTTAGAAAGCTCTTCGTCTTCGCCTAATTTTAATTGAGCTGAGGCTATTTCATTAATCTGAAAACTTAAAATGTCCATTTTTTGTAATTTCAGTTGTTCTTCTTTTTTTAACTCATTTATTTTTTCATCAATGTATACTAATTCATCATATGTTTTTTTATATTCCATTTTAATTTTATGAAATTCCTCTCCACAAAAGGCATCTAGAATATCCAAATGAGTATTTTCATCAAGCAGAGACTGGTGCTCGTGTTGTCCGTGGATGTCTATTAGAAACTTACTTATTTTCCTTAGCATATTTACTGTAACAGTTTTTCCATTGATTCTTGCTACGTTTTTACCATTTTTTGTCATTTCTCTTGATATAACAACATATTCGTCATCATCAATCCCTAAATCCTGCATTATTGACTTTAATTGTTCTGATTTTATTTCAAACACACCTTCTACAAAAGTAAAGTCACAGCTTTTTCTAATTACATCCTTTCCTATTTTTTCACCAAGTAAAAAATTAATGCTATCAATCAAAATAGATTTTCCAGCACCCGTTTCTCCTGTCAATATATTCAATCCTTCTGAAAAATCCAAATCTACAGCATCTATCAACGCAAAATTCTTGATATGAAGTTCAAGGAGCATTTAACTACCTCCCTATTCGTTTAAAAGCTTTTTCATTTTTAAAACTGTTTCATGTGCCTTTTCAGGATTACGAGCAAGTGCAAAAATAGTGTTATCACCTGCAACAGTTCCAACAATTCCATCCAACCTTAATGAATCCATTGCCTCTGCTGCTGCAGAAGCTGAGCCTGAAAGCGTCTTTATTACTATCATATTTCCAACATATTCTATGTCAATTACAGTTTGAGTAAAAATGTTAACAAGCTTTTCGTATAATACGTTATCTGCATGTGATAATGGAGCATATTTATATTTTCCTGAACTTGACATAACTTTAATAAGTTTCAATTCCTTTATGTCCCTTGATACAGTAGCCTGTGTAACATCGAATCCTTGATTCCTTAATTCCTCAACAAGTTCCTCCTGAGTTTCAACATCTTTGTGATTAATTATTTCTAATATTTTGGAGTGCCTTGTGATTTTCATAATATAACCCCTTTCTTCCCTCATATGGTTAGTTCTTTAATTTTTCTTCTTAGTACTTCAAAAAAATTTCTGTTTGAAAGTTTAATAAATTTGGCTCTGTATTTTGGTTGCTTTATAATTATTTTATCATATTTTTGTAGCCTAAATCCATCCTGTCCATCAGCTGTTAAAAATACTTCTTCATTTGTATCTTGTATTTGAACTATGAGTTCCCTATTGCTTCCAATAATAATAGACCGTGCATTTAAACTATGAGGGCATACAGGTGTTGCAATAATGACTTCAAGTTCAGGACATACGATTGGCCCACCTGCAGATAACGAATAAGCTGTTGAACCTGTGGGAGTTGAAAATATGACCCCATCGCCTCTATACGTTTCCATAAGTTCATCATCTATAAAAACCTTTACTGCTATGATTCTTGCAAGAGTCCCTTTTGTTATACAGATATCATTCAAACAAACGAATTCCTTTATTGCCTTGTTGTCCCTAACTACCTTAGCCTCAAGCATTATTCTACTTTCTATACTAAAAGTATTATTTATTAATTTTTCAAATGCATTATACATATTATCTTTTTCTGCTTCAGTAATAAATCCAAGGTGCCCAAAGTTTATTCCCAAAATTGGCTTTTGATTTGGCAATTGCCTTCTCGCAACTGATAAAATAGTCCCATCTCCTCCGAGGACAATCAAATAATCAGCTATGCTAAAAAGTTCATTATCTTCTAGTCCAATAGATTCAAATCCAATAGAATTAGCAACATCCTTTTCAAGATAAATGTTACACCTTTTTTTTGTAAACCAATCAACAATTTGTTTTGTTACAACTAAACCTTTATCTTTTGATTTGTTAACAATCAAACCATATTTGTTCATAACATCACTTGCCCTTAATTATTTAATTTAAGATGTGCATTATTTACTATTTCATCGACCTTTATGCTGTTTAAAATTGATTTTTGACCTTTGCTTAAGTAAAGCAAATATTCTATATTGCCCTCTGGGCCCTTTATTGGCGAAAAATCGAGGCTTAAGACATTTAAACCATTTTCAATGGCAGCATTAACTACCTCATTAATAACTTCAATATGAACCTCCTTGTCTCTTACTACTCCTTTTTTGCCAACCTTTTCTCTTCCAGCTTCAAACTGAGGTTTAACTAAAGCTACTATCTCGCCGTCATCATTTAAAAGTTTAATAACTGATGGTAATACTAATTTAAGCGATATAAATGAAACATCTATTGAAGCAAAATCCGCTAAGTCATTCAAATCTTCAGGATTTACATATCTTATATTTGTTCTTTCCATAACAACAACTCTTGAATCGTTTCTTAACTCCCAAGCAAGCTGTCCATAACCTACATCTATTGAATACACCTTTCTTGCACCGTTTTTAAGCATGCAATCAGTAAAGCCTCCAGTCGATGCGCCAACATCAATGCAAATCTTATCTTTAAGATTAATTCCAAATTGCAATAATGCCTTTTCTAACTTTAATCCCCCTCTACTTACATAGGGAAAAGCATTGCCTTTTATTTCAATGTTAGCATCAACGCATATTTTTTCACCTGATTTATCAACTCTATGTCCATCAACAAATACAAGTCCTGCCATAATATTTTTTTTTGCCTTTTCCCTTGTTTCAAAATAACCTTTTTGAACTAAAAGTATATCAAGTCTTTCCTTTTCCATAAGCACTCTACCTTTACTAAATTTGTTTCATTATAGTATTGTAAATTCCCTCTGAATCGAGATTATATTTTTTATATAGTTGATTAATATTTGCATGAGCTATAAATTCATCTGGATACCCCAGTTGGACAATCTTACCCTTGTATTCTTTCTTTGCCGCGTATTCCAATATTGAACTTCCCATACCACCAGCAATGTAGTTATCCTCGATTGTGAAAATATGCTTATAATCCTTAAAAATATTATCAAGCATCGTATAATCCAATGGCTTTATAAATCTTGCATTTATATGAGCTACATTTATATCCTTTATTTTTAGTTTGTCTATAGCAATCTTTGCAGTTTGATTAGGTCGACCTGTTGCTATTATGCATATATCTTTTCCTTCTTTTAATATTTCCCATTTAGAATACTGAATATCATCGTATTTTATAAATCCTTCTAAATAGTCCCCACCTCTTGGATATCTGATTGCAACAGGTTTATTAAATTTGAAAATCCATTTAAGCATCATCCTAAATTCCTCAATATCCTTTGGAGATAATATCGTTAAATTAGGCACAACTCTCAAAAATGATATATCAATAATACCTTGGTGAGTTTCTCCATCTTCACCTACAACACCAGCTCTATCTATAGCAAATACTACAGGTAAATTTTGTAAACATACGTCATGAATTACTTGATCATACGCCCTCTGTAAAAACGTCGAATATACCGCAAAAACAGGTTTTAGCCCTCCTGCTGCCAATCCTGCAGCAAAAGTTGTTGCATGTTGTTCTGCTATTCCTACATCAAAAAATCTATGAGGAAATTCTTCTGAAAACTTCTTCAAACCTGTGCCGTCAGGCATCGCAGCAGTTATAGCAACTATTTTTTCGTTTGTTTTGGCTTCTTTTATAATTTCTTCACCAAATACATCCGAATATGTCATTTTTGAGTTTGAAAAATTATTGCCAGTTGAAACTTCAAATGGTCCAACGCCATGAAAAACATCCGGTTGTTCTTCGGCAAAATGATACCCTTTTCCTTTTTTTGTTATTGCGTGAATAACTATTGGTCCTTTTAATTTTTTTGCTCTATTCAAAACATCTATCATTGCATATATATTATGCCCATCAATAGGCCCCAAATAAGTAAAACCAAGATCCTCAAATAACATTCCCGGTATAACAAGTTGCTTTACGCTTTCTTTTATTTTCTCCATTGACTTATATATATTATTACCAACAGCAGGTATTTTTTTCAGAATTGTTTCAATGTCATCCCTTAAAGTTATATATTTTGGATTAGTTCTAATTTTGCTTAAATATGTAGCTAAACTCCCAACATTTTGAGCTATTGACATCTCATTATCATTTAAAATAACAATTAAATCTGTATTTGATGCTCCAGCATCATTTAATGCTTCAAGTGCCATTCCGCCAGTTAATGCCCCATCACCTATAACAGCTATTACATTAAATTTTTCTTTGCTTAAATCCCTTGCTTTCGCTAAACCCAAAGCAGCAGATATAGATGTGCTGCTATGACCTGCACCAAAAACATCATACTGACTTTCCTTTCTTGTTGTAAAACCACTTAAGCCACCATACATTCTAAGCGTATCAAATCTATTTTTTCTACCTGACAATATTTTATGCACATAGCATTGATGTCCAACATCCCATATAAGCTTGTCTTTAGGAAGGTCAAATACCTTATTGATAGCAATAGTAAGTTCAACGACGCCTAAATTTGAAGCAAGATGTCCTCCAGTTTTTGATACATTTTCAATGAGGAAGTTTCTAATTTCCTCAGCTAATATATTTAATTGTTCAGTTTTCAAATTTTTAATATCATCAGGATAATTTACTTTTTCCAAAACAGCCATTACCATTACCTCTTTTGAATAATATTTTTTATATTGGATAATGTTTCAATCAGGTAAGCTATTCTAAAAACTATGTTATTTGCTTGAGAAATAGCAAAATTCTTGCCTAATGCCTTACCTCCGATTGTTATTGCAGCTATAATAGAACTGAATGAAATTGCAATTATTGTTTTATTTAACATAAATCCATTAATAATTAATTTTGCGATAATTACAGCTCCTGTGCCTCCGCTTATTATTCCTGCTATGTCTCCAATTACGTCATTACAAAAATTAGAAACCCTATCTGCACTCCTAATAAGTGCTACAGCGGTTTTAGCACCTTTAACCTTTCTTGAAGCAAGAGAATGAAACGGTGTTTCATCTGCAGCCGTAACTGCTACACCTAAAATATCAAAAAAAACACCCGTCGCTATAATTAAAACAAGAATTAAAATAGCAGTATATATGTTAACATTTGGTATTATCGTTTCAGTAATTAAATTTATACTAAAAGATATTATCAACGTCCAGAATATAATTATAAGTAACCATTTATAATTATTTATACTACTTGACTTTTTAACATAAAGCTTAATTTTTTTATTTTTTCCCATATAATCACCTGTATTAAATTTAAGGTGGCGGCAGGATAAGTTAAGTTTGCGGCTTAGGTCTAGCAGGCTTTCCCATTTTCAGGCCAGGGCGTCGCCGCCCAGGTGGTTTCCCTTTAACTGAAAATTCATACTGTCGCCAAGTATGAGGCTAGATTACCACTTAGTCCACACTGCAATCCCTATCCTGCCTCCTTTGGAACAGTCTAGGAGATTTCCTCAACAGCATCGTCTATCCTTAGCCTCTTTTGCAAAAATGGTTTCCTATAGCGATAATCCATACACATGGGCCCAATGAATATGAATCTGATCTATCCTCCACCATTCTTGCTCAAGGCAGGCTACGCTGCACGTAGCATTAAATATACCACTTTGCAGGTTTAATCCCTTGCCGTAGTTGTCCACGAACAAGGGTCTCCGCGGGGGTAGGGTCGATTGCGCATGCCATTGCGGTCGCCCCATCCCCCTTACTCCCAGCACCAACCCACCACTGGGCGTAGCGAGCCAGCACAAGGAACTTCATCGATGTGCCCTTTAGCGGATTTTTAGCCCCGCCTTCAGAATAGACTAGCTGACTAGAATACTGCGCCACCTGTTATTTATAGCACCGTCCCGACAAATAACCCTAAAATAGCTCCAGCAAAAACTTCAACTGGAGTATGACCTATTAACTCTTTAAGCTTTTCGTGTTTAAAATTTTTATGCATCAAATCTTCAATCATTAAATTCAAAATTCTCGCCTGTTTACCTGCGGCGCGTCTTACGCCTGCTGCATCATACATTACAACCATAGCAAAACAAAAAGAAATTGCAAAATTTATGCTATCAAATCCACTTAGTTTACCCACCTTAGTTGCAAGAGCAACCACAAAGGCTGAATGTGAGCTAGGCATACCTCCAGAGCCCACAAGCCTTGTAAAATCAATTTTACCTTTTTTTAGTGAAACAATCAATACTTTCAAAAGCTGAGCAATTAGCCATCCTAAAAATGCTGTAATTAAAACACTATTTTTAAAAATATCTAAATACATAAAATTTCACCTAACTTTCACGCGTCAAGAGATAATTCGTAAGTTCATAT
It includes:
- a CDS encoding phosphopentomutase, with product MINRVILMVMDSVGIGELPDAHLYNDQGSDTIGNISKAIGGLNLPNLQLLGLGNIDGIKGIPPVESPNGSYGKALEMSKGKDTTTGHWEIAGLILDKPFPTYPNGFPAEIIQEFEKRIGTRTLGNKPASGTAIIEELGDEHVKTGYPIVYTSADSVFQIAAHEEVIPLDRLYEMCRIAREMLVGEHNVGRVIARPFVGTSGNYKRTSNRRDFALIPHKKTVLNYIQEKGMDVCAVGKIEDIYAEYGITKAVHTKNNMDGVDKTLEYIKEDIRGLIFTNLVDFDMVFGHRNDANGYANALREFDARIPEIINAMKDDDVLIITADHGCDPTTESTDHSREYIPIIIYGKKVKSGVNIGVRKTFADIGKTIADMLNIDADIAGESFANEILAQR
- the xerD gene encoding site-specific tyrosine recombinase XerD, with amino-acid sequence MENVVGNFIDYLKKQRLSQNTLESYARDIKNFLQYLNRNNINFLEVKKSNIIAYFLNLQKDGRATSSISRNLASIRAFYRMLLKMDLISYDPTIELESPKIEKKLPTILSVEQVEGLLSMPNTNEPKGARDKAMLEVLYATGIRVSELVSLKLDDINLNLGYLRCNGNKERIIPLGKIAIKVLENYINNFRKKFVSNSSNEYLFLNHHGEGMTRQGFWKILKYYAKKAGIQQEITPNIIRHSFAAHLMENGADLKSLQELLGHSDISTTQIYAEISKTKISEVYKKSHPRA
- the spoIIM gene encoding stage II sporulation protein M translates to MRRRGKIDLPYLFKNNTVIFLLVTFLFTIGIVIGALISKGMNYSDKQDLVVYLNNFFQIINKENVNLFVLFFNSLKSNLIIILLVWIISFTIFGSIIASIATIIKGITLGFTISFLLIGFGWRGFIFFLTGILPQNIFLIPGFLMICANSITYSIKSYKKSRYISNSGDFATYSISLVIFLLLILVGSFVESFISPAIVKGLSAYLTIQ
- a CDS encoding NUDIX hydrolase, translating into MQFFEKTIEKEYIYNGRILNLRRDKVLLPDDKIGNREIIEHNGGVGIVAITKDKKVILIRQFRKPTEEVLIEIPAGKLEKGEKPLDCAIRELEEETGKIPKSLRLLTRFYPSPGYSSEILYIYFCDEYEEGKVNLDEGEHLEAFEISIDEAINLINSGQIKDAKTIIGILMVKELI
- the spo0A gene encoding sporulation transcription factor Spo0A; translated protein: MEERKIKIVVADDNKEFTTILSEYLRTQTDFDVVGVAKDGLEAIKLVSANHPDVLVLDIIMPHLDGLGVLEKLNSMVEVPMPKVIILSAVGQDKITQRAINLGAEYYVVKPFDMDIFSKRIRQLFANSLGTSEIRRPTITIPETITLKSSNNLESEITNIIHEIGVPAHIKGYLYLREAIHMVVDDIELLSAVTKELYPTIAQKYNTTASRVERAIRHAIEVAWSRGQVETINRIFGYTIHNDKGKPTNSEFIAMIADKLRLKQKLG
- the spoIVB gene encoding SpoIVB peptidase, which encodes MKSLYKKTWSFFYIFILIFIFIINQYLAIPTKISASEEDIVQNKIVSNYLKNNYLFRVEKRDKTENKFNLNVKILGLIPFKTMTVSITPEVKLIPGGLPIGVKLNSKGILVVGFSDIETETGYKQSPSAISGIEIGDLIIEAQNKKLKSVYDLASVVKDSNGENIILKISRRNETKQILVTPVKSKKNEYKIGLWIRDSTSGIGTLTYYDPTSNKFGALGHPINDVDTGMLFPISKGTIFNANIISVERGQRGKPGELKGIFVENEKIGEIEKNTICGIYGRLLKAYNNNVYNKAIPIAHQYEVKEGPATILVSIDGNSVKEYEVYIDKVTQQTKPSSKSMIIRITDEELLAKTGGIVQGMSGSPILQNGKLIGAITHVFINRPDMGYGIYIEWMLKEQGYDI